From the Xyrauchen texanus isolate HMW12.3.18 chromosome 37, RBS_HiC_50CHRs, whole genome shotgun sequence genome, one window contains:
- the LOC127630649 gene encoding septin-5-like isoform X1, whose amino-acid sequence MDNMMLQEKLVEKLLCPRTRTTRQKDKQYVGFATLPNQVHRKSVKKGFDFTLMVAGESGLGKSTLVNSLFLTDLYKDRKLLNAEERIHQTVEITKHTVDIEEKGVKLKLTIVDTPGFGDAVNNNECWKPITDYIDQQFEQYFRDESGLNRKNILDNRVHCCLYFIPPFGHGLRPVDVAFMKALHEKVNIVPLISKADCLTPNEVKKLKDRVRDEIERFGIKVYQFPECDSDEEEEFKKMDKELKECTPFAVICSNAVVEARGQRVRGRLYPWGTVEVENQSHCDFVKLRNILIRSHMHDLKDVTCDVHYENYRAHCIQEMTSKLVQDNLTDSPLPIMPLPTPDVETERLIKMKDEELKRMQEMLEKMQKQMHDKDQ is encoded by the exons GATAAGCAGTATGTTGGCTTTGCAACGCTTCCTAATCAGGTGCACAGGAAGTCAGTGAAGAAGGGCTTTGATTTCACTCTAATGGTGGCAG GTGAATCTGGTTTGGGCAAGTCTACTCTAGTTAACAGCCTCTTCCTCACAGATCTCTATAAAGACAGAAAATTACTAAATGCAGAAG AACGCATTCATCAGACTGTTGAAATCACCAAACACACAGTGGACATCGAAGAGAAAGGAGTCAAACTCAAACTCACCATCGTGGACACGCCAGGGTTTGGAGACGCTGTTAATAATAATGAATG ttgGAAGCCCATCACAGACTACATTGATCAACAGTTTGAGCAGTACTTCAGGGACGAGAGTGGACTTAACAGAAAGAACATACTTGACAACAGAGTACACTGCTGTCTGTACTTCATACCGCCATTTGGACATGG GTTGCGGCCGGTGGATGTGGCGTTCATGAAGGCGCTACATGAGAAAGTGAACATTGTTCCTCTGATCTCTAAAGCCGACTGTCTCACTCCCAATGAAGTCAAAAAACTCAAGGACAGG GTGCGAGACGAGATTGAGCGATTTGGGATAAAAGTGTATCAGTTTCCTGAATGTGACTCTGATGAAGAGGAGGAGTTTAAAAAGATGGACAAAGAACTGAAG GAGTGTACTCCATTTGCTGTCATTTGCAGTAATGCAGTAGTGGAGGCCAGAGGCCAGCGGGTCAGAGGGCGTCTTTACCCCTGGGGTACAGTAGAAG TGGAGAATCAGTCTCACTGTGACTTTGTGAAGTTGAGGAACATATTGATTCGCTCTCACATGCACGACCTGAAAGACGTGACCTGTGATGTGCACTACGAAAACTACAGAGCGCATTGCATACAGGAGATGACCAG tAAACTTGTGCAGGATAACCTTACAGACAGCCCGCTACCCATCATGCCATTGCCCACACCAGACGTGGAGACGGAGAGGCTTATCAAGATGAAAGATGAAGAG CTGAAGAGAATGCAAGAGATGCTGGAGAAGATGCAAAAACAGATGCATGACAAAGATCAGTga
- the LOC127630649 gene encoding septin-5-like isoform X2, producing the protein MVAGESGLGKSTLVNSLFLTDLYKDRKLLNAEERIHQTVEITKHTVDIEEKGVKLKLTIVDTPGFGDAVNNNECWKPITDYIDQQFEQYFRDESGLNRKNILDNRVHCCLYFIPPFGHGLRPVDVAFMKALHEKVNIVPLISKADCLTPNEVKKLKDRVRDEIERFGIKVYQFPECDSDEEEEFKKMDKELKECTPFAVICSNAVVEARGQRVRGRLYPWGTVEVENQSHCDFVKLRNILIRSHMHDLKDVTCDVHYENYRAHCIQEMTSKLVQDNLTDSPLPIMPLPTPDVETERLIKMKDEELKRMQEMLEKMQKQMHDKDQ; encoded by the exons ATGGTGGCAG GTGAATCTGGTTTGGGCAAGTCTACTCTAGTTAACAGCCTCTTCCTCACAGATCTCTATAAAGACAGAAAATTACTAAATGCAGAAG AACGCATTCATCAGACTGTTGAAATCACCAAACACACAGTGGACATCGAAGAGAAAGGAGTCAAACTCAAACTCACCATCGTGGACACGCCAGGGTTTGGAGACGCTGTTAATAATAATGAATG ttgGAAGCCCATCACAGACTACATTGATCAACAGTTTGAGCAGTACTTCAGGGACGAGAGTGGACTTAACAGAAAGAACATACTTGACAACAGAGTACACTGCTGTCTGTACTTCATACCGCCATTTGGACATGG GTTGCGGCCGGTGGATGTGGCGTTCATGAAGGCGCTACATGAGAAAGTGAACATTGTTCCTCTGATCTCTAAAGCCGACTGTCTCACTCCCAATGAAGTCAAAAAACTCAAGGACAGG GTGCGAGACGAGATTGAGCGATTTGGGATAAAAGTGTATCAGTTTCCTGAATGTGACTCTGATGAAGAGGAGGAGTTTAAAAAGATGGACAAAGAACTGAAG GAGTGTACTCCATTTGCTGTCATTTGCAGTAATGCAGTAGTGGAGGCCAGAGGCCAGCGGGTCAGAGGGCGTCTTTACCCCTGGGGTACAGTAGAAG TGGAGAATCAGTCTCACTGTGACTTTGTGAAGTTGAGGAACATATTGATTCGCTCTCACATGCACGACCTGAAAGACGTGACCTGTGATGTGCACTACGAAAACTACAGAGCGCATTGCATACAGGAGATGACCAG tAAACTTGTGCAGGATAACCTTACAGACAGCCCGCTACCCATCATGCCATTGCCCACACCAGACGTGGAGACGGAGAGGCTTATCAAGATGAAAGATGAAGAG CTGAAGAGAATGCAAGAGATGCTGGAGAAGATGCAAAAACAGATGCATGACAAAGATCAGTga
- the LOC127630660 gene encoding platelet glycoprotein Ib beta chain-like, with product MRCVLLVLKVLLSVLCSEMFVVQAVCPQVCSCSGTVVDCSKRGLTTATLPSSFPPHTTELHLNDNHLTSLPNALLDSLSALRQAVLHGNPWSCDCGVLYLRGWLLKQRNNDLIRNVSCSSPAHLRGRLVVYLVEEEVLESCRYWVCNLALASQISLFIFITVQVLLLVSVILFLRRFNRLTREARRMAAETFTGEDDATQTSEYVTLKDRDM from the exons ATGAGGTGTGTTCTGCTTGTGTTGAAGGTTCTCCTGTCTGTGCTGTGTAGTGAGATGTTTGTGGTTCAGGCTGTTTGTCCTCAGGTGTGTTCCTGCAGCGGTACTGTGGTAGATTGCAGTAAACGCGGCCTCACCACGGCAACACTGCCCTCCTCTTTCCCTCCACACACCACTGAACTCCACCTGAATGATAATCACCTGACTTCACTGCCCAATGCCCTACTGGACTCACTGTCTGCCCTGCGCCAGGCGGTTCTCCACGGTAACCCGTGGTCATGTGACTGCGGTGTCCTCTACCTGAGAGGATGGCTTCTGAAACAGAGAAACAATGATTTGATACG GAATGTGAGCTGTAGTTCTCCTGCGCACCTGCGGGGGCGTCTGGTGGTTTATCTGGTGGAGGAGGAGGTTTTGGAATCATGTCGTTATTGGGTGTGTAATTTAGCTCTGGCCTCTCAGATCAGCCTCTTCATCTTCATCACTGTTCAAGTGCTCCTCCTTGTCTCTGTCATCCTCTTCCTCAGACGGTTTAACCGGCTCACTCGAGAGGCTCGCCGCATGGCTGCAGAGACATTCACAGGAGAAGATGATGCTACTCAGACCAGTGAATATGTCACGTTAAAGGACAGGGACATGTAG